The proteins below are encoded in one region of Hordeum vulgare subsp. vulgare chromosome 3H, MorexV3_pseudomolecules_assembly, whole genome shotgun sequence:
- the LOC123442461 gene encoding probable ubiquitin-conjugating enzyme E2 23 isoform X2: MENLPNVSACIAEKNQENGTSDDAGEPEEVADVLVYREDIVSLKSNKDARGLVLEVAGEYDSEVSITDDESDGEENERKSAHKTENVGPDGDNANNASHGDDIDSQSSLPDNKVRVLWIDGTEMTEDIDSVVVVDRTFLHGDMVASSSDPTGQMGLVADVSLVVDLQGAHGEMIKGVSAKDLRRIREFNVGDYVVSGLWLGRVDEVFDNVSVLFDDGSVCKVSRADPMRLRLASGPMHPDTACPFYPGQRVKAVSSSVYKTSRWLHGMWKASRLEATVTKVETAAVIVYWIASAHCGTNQDSVPPEEQNPKDLTLLSCFSYASWQLADWCHPQLHTSSCANDALMECSKMKELNSEQADVPESAVDVQAEQAQNTRTDVNPLEKHGDSLADRSNMSDGDNTCVAKDSESGTSVSTVPKEGVHDHASYRKKLRKVFVKKDKRAKRRDESFERALLIANTYTKVDVLWQDGRKECGVSSTSLIPIQTPNDHEFFPEQYAVEKVSDDVDQPSETRRVGLVRSVNAKDRTVSVSWFRSSLHSQEPRVIECTEVVSAYELDGHPDYDYCYGDVVVRLPSVSHPMESSNGGNTMELDKNVDSAEASAASNAVPADVAAEEQLSQKESSSEVTHLSWVGNIVGFQDGEIEVTWGDGSVSKVGPHEIYVVGREDDGGSLDDGAPSDAGSWETVDDNEMDLPDDPANDDPQNMVENNIQKENASFNSQDESSVGSGPLSVALGFVTRLASEIFARESGDDIDKNEDENRMEASECTTVTTNDSSAEKSVDVVMADEAADSDCLKHFDVLQCPPDHHYLENIAHGTGGRKWVKKVQQEWGILEKNLPDYIYVRVFEDRMDLMRAVIIGASGTPYQDGLFFFDFYLPPEFPQAPPSAYYHSGGLRVNPNLYVDGKVCLSLLNTWTGRGNEVWDPSSSSILQVLVSLQGLVLNEKPYFNEAGYEKQVGTVEGEKNALPYNENTYLLSVKSMLYILRRPPMNFEDFVKSHFCKRGHYILKACEAYLQGAVVGTLNDDACPTDSNKEYSCSMGFKLALGKILPRLITALKDIGADCSQYEHLGKTEAAQES, encoded by the exons ATGGAGAACCTACCAAATGTCTCTGCATGTATTGCTGAGAAGAACCAGGAAAATGGGACATCTGATGATGCTGGTGAGCCTGAAGAAGTAGCAGACGTACTTGTTTACAGAGAAGATATCGTCAGCTTGAAATCAAACAAAGATGCCCGTGGTTTGGTGTTGGAAGTAGCTGGCGAATATGATTCTGAGGTTAGCATCACTGATGATGAATCTGATGGTGAGGAGAATGAGCGTAAAAGTGCTCATAAAACTGAAAATGTTGGTCCTGACGGTGATAATGCCAATAATGCAAGCCATGGAGATGACATTGACAGTCAGAGCTCTCTGCCTGATAACAAGGTTAGGGTGTTATGGATTGACGGAACAGAGATGACGGAAGATATTGACAGTGTGGTGGTTGTTGACAGAACTTTCCTCCATGGGGATATGGTTGCTTCTTCCTCAGATCCAACTGGTCAGATGGGGCTTGTTGCGGATGTCAGTCTTGTGGTTGATTTGCAAGGTGCTCATGGAGAGATGATCAAGGGTGTATCTGCAAAGGATTTGAGACGCATCAGGGAATTCAATGTGGGTGATTATGTTGTCTCTGGGCTATGGCTTGGTCGGGTTGATGAAGTATTTGATAATGTTAGTGTGTTGTTTGATGATGGTTCTGTCTGCAAGGTTTCAAGGGCAGATCCTATGCGCCTAAGGCTTGCCTCAGGGCCAATGCACCCAGATACAGCCTGTCCCTTTTATCCAGGACAGCGTGTGAAGGCAGTGTCTTCGTCTGTGTACAAAACATCCAGATGGCTTCATGGGATGTGGAAAGCTAGTCGTCTTGAAGCTACTGTAACAAAGGTGGAAACTGCTGCTGTCATAGTCTATTGGATTGCGTCTGCACACTGTGGTACAAATCAAGATTCTGTTCCCCCTGAGGAGCAGAACCCAAAGGATCTGACTCTTCTGTCTTGCTTTTCATATGCAAGCTGGCAATTGGCTGATTGGTGTCATCCTCAACTACACACATCATCATGTGCCAATGACGCTTTAATGGAATGTTCAAAAATGAAAGAGCTCAATTCTGAGCAGGCTGATGTTCCTGAATCTGCTGTTGATGTTCAGGCTGAACAGGCTCAAAATACTAGAACAGATGTAAATCCCCTGGAGAAACATGGTGATTCTCTTGCAGATCGATCAAATATGTCAGATGGAGATAATACATGTGTAGCCAAAGATTCAGAATCTGGCACTAGTGTATCAACCGTTCCAAAGGAGGGAGTGCATGACCATGCAAGTTACAGAAAGAAGCTCAGAAAAGTTTTTGTCAAAAAGGATAAAAGAGCAAAAAGAAGAGACGAGAGCTTTGAGAGAGCCCTGCTCATTGCAAATACATATACAAAGGTTGATGTACTATGGCAAGATGGGAGAAAAGAATGTGGAGTAAGTTCCACGTCACTGATCCCGATCCAGACTCCAAATGATCATGAATTCTTCCCAGAGCAGTATGCTGTGGAAAAGGTCTCTGATGATGTTGACCAGCCTTCTGAAACAAGGCGTGTGGGTCTTGTTAGAAGTGTTAATGCAAAGGACCGAACTGTGTCTGTATCATGGTTTAGGTCTTCGTTGCACTCACAGGAACCTAGGGTAATTGAGTGCACTGAAGTTGTTAGTGCATATGAACTTGATGGCCACCCGGATTATGATTATTGCTATGGAGATGTCGTTGTTCGCTTGCCATCTGTTTCACATCCTATGGAATCATCCAATGGTGGAAACACCATGGAGCTGGACAAGAATGTTGATTCTGCAGAAGCATCGGCTGCTTCAAATGCAGTGCCCGCTGATGTTGCTGCAGAGGAACAGCTTTCACAGAAGGAATCTAGTTCAGAAGTTACCCACCTCTCATGGGTTGGAAATATAGTGGGCTTCCAAGATGGTGAGATTGAAGTCACTTGGGGTGATGGGTCGGTGTCAAAG GTTGGGCCTCATGAGATATATGTTGTTGGCCGAGAAGATGATGGTGGCTCGCTAGATGATGGAGCTCCTTCTGATGCTGGTAGCTGGGAGACAGTTGATGACAATGAAATGGACCTGCCTGATGATCCTGCAAAT GATGATCCGCAAAATATGGTCGAGAATAACATTCAAAAGGAAAATGCGTCATTCAATTCCCAGGATGAAAGTTCTGTTGGAAGTGGTCCTCTCTCTGTTGCTCTTGGCTTTGTAACCCGACTGGCAAGTGAGATCTTCGCCCGAG AATCTGGTGATGACATTGATAAAAACGAGGATGAGAACCGCATGGAAGCATCGGAGTGCACCACTGTGACAACGAATGACTCTTCTGCTGAGAAGTCCGTAGATGTTGTTATGGCTGACGAGGCTGCAGATTCTGATTGCTTGAAACACTTTGATGTTCTGCAGTGCCCTCCGGACCATCACTACCTAGAAAACATAGCTCAT GGTACCGGTGGAAGGAAGTGGGTAAAAAAAGTTCAGCAAGAATGGGGCATACTTGAGAAGAACCTACCAG ATTATATTTATGTGAGGGTATTTGAAGATCGTATGGATCTCATGAGAGCTGTGATTATTGGAGCAAGTGGCACACCATACCAAGATGGCCTATTCTTCTTTGACTTCTACCTTCCACCTGAGTTTCCACAAGCTCCTCCG TCGGCATACTATCATTCTGGCGGCTTGCGTGTAAATCCAAACCTTTATGTGGATGGGAAGGTTTGTTTAAGCCTCTTAAATACTTGGACTGGCAGAGGGAATGAAGTATGGGATCCATCCTCATCTAGTATTCTCCAAGTACTAGTCTCACTTCAGGGACTAGTTCTCAATGAAAAGCCCTATTTCAATGAAGCTGGATATGAGAAGCAAGTCGGTACTGTTGAAGGGGAGAAGAATGCACTGCCATACAATGAAAACACATATCTGCTAAGCGTGAAATCCATGTTGTATATCTTGAGGCGGCCTCCTATG AATTtcgaggattttgtgaaaagtcaCTTCTGCAAGCGTGGGCACTACATTCTCAAAGCTTGTGAGGCCTACTTGCAAGGAGCAGTGGTCGGCACGCTGAACGACGATGCCTGCCCCACAGATAGTAACAAGGAGTACTCCTGCTCCATGGGCTTCAAACTTGCATTGGGCAAAATCTTGCCAAGGTTGATCACAGCCTTGAAGGACATAGGAGCAGACTGCAGCCAGTACGAGCACCTCGGGAAGACCGAAGCCGCTCAAGAAAGCTGA
- the LOC123442461 gene encoding probable ubiquitin-conjugating enzyme E2 23 isoform X1, translating to MENLPNVSACIAEKNQENGTSDDAGEPEEVADVLVYREDIVSLKSNKDARGLVLEVAGEYDSEVSITDDESDGEENERKSAHKTENVGPDGDNANNASHGDDIDSQSSLPDNKVRVLWIDGTEMTEDIDSVVVVDRTFLHGDMVASSSDPTGQMGLVADVSLVVDLQGAHGEMIKGVSAKDLRRIREFNVGDYVVSGLWLGRVDEVFDNVSVLFDDGSVCKVSRADPMRLRLASGPMHPDTACPFYPGQRVKAVSSSVYKTSRWLHGMWKASRLEATVTKVETAAVIVYWIASAHCGTNQDSVPPEEQNPKDLTLLSCFSYASWQLADWCHPQLHTSSCANDALMECSKMKELNSEQADVPESAVDVQAEQAQNTRTDVNPLEKHGDSLADRSNMSDGDNTCVAKDSESGTSVSTVPKEGVHDHASYRKKLRKVFVKKDKRAKRRDESFERALLIANTYTKVDVLWQDGRKECGVSSTSLIPIQTPNDHEFFPEQYAVEKVSDDVDQPSETRRVGLVRSVNAKDRTVSVSWFRSSLHSQEPRVIECTEVVSAYELDGHPDYDYCYGDVVVRLPSVSHPMESSNGGNTMELDKNVDSAEASAASNAVPADVAAEEQLSQKESSSEVTHLSWVGNIVGFQDGEIEVTWGDGSVSKVGPHEIYVVGREDDGGSLDDGAPSDAGSWETVDDNEMDLPDDPANDDPQNMVENNIQKENASFNSQDESSVGSGPLSVALGFVTRLASEIFARGKKHLDGSNSDAMDEVESQQSNEVSESGDDIDKNEDENRMEASECTTVTTNDSSAEKSVDVVMADEAADSDCLKHFDVLQCPPDHHYLENIAHGTGGRKWVKKVQQEWGILEKNLPDYIYVRVFEDRMDLMRAVIIGASGTPYQDGLFFFDFYLPPEFPQAPPSAYYHSGGLRVNPNLYVDGKVCLSLLNTWTGRGNEVWDPSSSSILQVLVSLQGLVLNEKPYFNEAGYEKQVGTVEGEKNALPYNENTYLLSVKSMLYILRRPPMNFEDFVKSHFCKRGHYILKACEAYLQGAVVGTLNDDACPTDSNKEYSCSMGFKLALGKILPRLITALKDIGADCSQYEHLGKTEAAQES from the exons ATGGAGAACCTACCAAATGTCTCTGCATGTATTGCTGAGAAGAACCAGGAAAATGGGACATCTGATGATGCTGGTGAGCCTGAAGAAGTAGCAGACGTACTTGTTTACAGAGAAGATATCGTCAGCTTGAAATCAAACAAAGATGCCCGTGGTTTGGTGTTGGAAGTAGCTGGCGAATATGATTCTGAGGTTAGCATCACTGATGATGAATCTGATGGTGAGGAGAATGAGCGTAAAAGTGCTCATAAAACTGAAAATGTTGGTCCTGACGGTGATAATGCCAATAATGCAAGCCATGGAGATGACATTGACAGTCAGAGCTCTCTGCCTGATAACAAGGTTAGGGTGTTATGGATTGACGGAACAGAGATGACGGAAGATATTGACAGTGTGGTGGTTGTTGACAGAACTTTCCTCCATGGGGATATGGTTGCTTCTTCCTCAGATCCAACTGGTCAGATGGGGCTTGTTGCGGATGTCAGTCTTGTGGTTGATTTGCAAGGTGCTCATGGAGAGATGATCAAGGGTGTATCTGCAAAGGATTTGAGACGCATCAGGGAATTCAATGTGGGTGATTATGTTGTCTCTGGGCTATGGCTTGGTCGGGTTGATGAAGTATTTGATAATGTTAGTGTGTTGTTTGATGATGGTTCTGTCTGCAAGGTTTCAAGGGCAGATCCTATGCGCCTAAGGCTTGCCTCAGGGCCAATGCACCCAGATACAGCCTGTCCCTTTTATCCAGGACAGCGTGTGAAGGCAGTGTCTTCGTCTGTGTACAAAACATCCAGATGGCTTCATGGGATGTGGAAAGCTAGTCGTCTTGAAGCTACTGTAACAAAGGTGGAAACTGCTGCTGTCATAGTCTATTGGATTGCGTCTGCACACTGTGGTACAAATCAAGATTCTGTTCCCCCTGAGGAGCAGAACCCAAAGGATCTGACTCTTCTGTCTTGCTTTTCATATGCAAGCTGGCAATTGGCTGATTGGTGTCATCCTCAACTACACACATCATCATGTGCCAATGACGCTTTAATGGAATGTTCAAAAATGAAAGAGCTCAATTCTGAGCAGGCTGATGTTCCTGAATCTGCTGTTGATGTTCAGGCTGAACAGGCTCAAAATACTAGAACAGATGTAAATCCCCTGGAGAAACATGGTGATTCTCTTGCAGATCGATCAAATATGTCAGATGGAGATAATACATGTGTAGCCAAAGATTCAGAATCTGGCACTAGTGTATCAACCGTTCCAAAGGAGGGAGTGCATGACCATGCAAGTTACAGAAAGAAGCTCAGAAAAGTTTTTGTCAAAAAGGATAAAAGAGCAAAAAGAAGAGACGAGAGCTTTGAGAGAGCCCTGCTCATTGCAAATACATATACAAAGGTTGATGTACTATGGCAAGATGGGAGAAAAGAATGTGGAGTAAGTTCCACGTCACTGATCCCGATCCAGACTCCAAATGATCATGAATTCTTCCCAGAGCAGTATGCTGTGGAAAAGGTCTCTGATGATGTTGACCAGCCTTCTGAAACAAGGCGTGTGGGTCTTGTTAGAAGTGTTAATGCAAAGGACCGAACTGTGTCTGTATCATGGTTTAGGTCTTCGTTGCACTCACAGGAACCTAGGGTAATTGAGTGCACTGAAGTTGTTAGTGCATATGAACTTGATGGCCACCCGGATTATGATTATTGCTATGGAGATGTCGTTGTTCGCTTGCCATCTGTTTCACATCCTATGGAATCATCCAATGGTGGAAACACCATGGAGCTGGACAAGAATGTTGATTCTGCAGAAGCATCGGCTGCTTCAAATGCAGTGCCCGCTGATGTTGCTGCAGAGGAACAGCTTTCACAGAAGGAATCTAGTTCAGAAGTTACCCACCTCTCATGGGTTGGAAATATAGTGGGCTTCCAAGATGGTGAGATTGAAGTCACTTGGGGTGATGGGTCGGTGTCAAAG GTTGGGCCTCATGAGATATATGTTGTTGGCCGAGAAGATGATGGTGGCTCGCTAGATGATGGAGCTCCTTCTGATGCTGGTAGCTGGGAGACAGTTGATGACAATGAAATGGACCTGCCTGATGATCCTGCAAAT GATGATCCGCAAAATATGGTCGAGAATAACATTCAAAAGGAAAATGCGTCATTCAATTCCCAGGATGAAAGTTCTGTTGGAAGTGGTCCTCTCTCTGTTGCTCTTGGCTTTGTAACCCGACTGGCAAGTGAGATCTTCGCCCGAGGTAAAAAGCATTTAGATGGGTCAAACTCAGATGCTATGGATGAAGTTGAATCTCAGCAGTCTAACGAGGTTTCAGAATCTGGTGATGACATTGATAAAAACGAGGATGAGAACCGCATGGAAGCATCGGAGTGCACCACTGTGACAACGAATGACTCTTCTGCTGAGAAGTCCGTAGATGTTGTTATGGCTGACGAGGCTGCAGATTCTGATTGCTTGAAACACTTTGATGTTCTGCAGTGCCCTCCGGACCATCACTACCTAGAAAACATAGCTCAT GGTACCGGTGGAAGGAAGTGGGTAAAAAAAGTTCAGCAAGAATGGGGCATACTTGAGAAGAACCTACCAG ATTATATTTATGTGAGGGTATTTGAAGATCGTATGGATCTCATGAGAGCTGTGATTATTGGAGCAAGTGGCACACCATACCAAGATGGCCTATTCTTCTTTGACTTCTACCTTCCACCTGAGTTTCCACAAGCTCCTCCG TCGGCATACTATCATTCTGGCGGCTTGCGTGTAAATCCAAACCTTTATGTGGATGGGAAGGTTTGTTTAAGCCTCTTAAATACTTGGACTGGCAGAGGGAATGAAGTATGGGATCCATCCTCATCTAGTATTCTCCAAGTACTAGTCTCACTTCAGGGACTAGTTCTCAATGAAAAGCCCTATTTCAATGAAGCTGGATATGAGAAGCAAGTCGGTACTGTTGAAGGGGAGAAGAATGCACTGCCATACAATGAAAACACATATCTGCTAAGCGTGAAATCCATGTTGTATATCTTGAGGCGGCCTCCTATG AATTtcgaggattttgtgaaaagtcaCTTCTGCAAGCGTGGGCACTACATTCTCAAAGCTTGTGAGGCCTACTTGCAAGGAGCAGTGGTCGGCACGCTGAACGACGATGCCTGCCCCACAGATAGTAACAAGGAGTACTCCTGCTCCATGGGCTTCAAACTTGCATTGGGCAAAATCTTGCCAAGGTTGATCACAGCCTTGAAGGACATAGGAGCAGACTGCAGCCAGTACGAGCACCTCGGGAAGACCGAAGCCGCTCAAGAAAGCTGA